The genomic interval CCTTACGGAATCTGTCTTTAGGAATCTGCTCTGATTTGGGCAATACTAATTCGTTGTTTTCCTGATCAATCAGTAGTATTTCTTTTCCAAGGATCTGGTATACTTCTGCAACAATGATTTCGCCAACAAGTTCCTTATATTTCTGAAAAAGTGTCTCTTTTTCTAAATCTTTTACCTTTTGTATCAGTGTCTGGCGGGCTGTTTGAACTACACGCCTGCCGAAGTCTTCCAGTACAATCGGTTCAGCTACTTCTTCGCCTTCTTCAAAGTCGGCTTCGATCTTTTGTGCTTCTGATAAAGGTATTTTGTCAAAATCCCAGATATCTTCCGAATCGTCTGAGACAATCTCGCGGAAACGGATTATTTCAAGGTCACCATTGTCCACATTTATGATTACATCAAAATTCTCATCAGTACCATATTTTTTCCGGATCATTGTTCTGAATACATCTTCCAGAATGCGGATCATGGTGGGCCTGTCGATGTTTTTGAGCCTTGCAAACTCAGCAAATGACTCAATTAATTCTCTGCTATTCATCCTTCTGTTAACTAAATAAATGAAACCAAAACAAATGTTTTATCTATATCTGCCAGCTTTATTTCGGCTGGAGGTTCTGTTTCGCTTTTCTTTTTTGCTTTTTTTTCTTCTGTTAGTAATATGCTGTCTTCCTGCACATGTGTTAAGGTGCCAGTTTTAATCGTACCATCTTTCAGCGTTACTTTTAACTTACGGCCAGTATGTTGCTTGTATTGCCTGAACCATTTCAGAGGCTGATCTATTCCGGGAGAAGATACTTCCAGCGTATAAGCAGTAGGTATCAATTCCCTTTCTTCCAGCTGATTGCCTAATTTACGGCTGATTTCAGCACATTTATCAATACTTACGCCTTCATCTCCATCTATCCATACCGTGATTTTAGGAACAGATTTTACACCCGCAATCACTACATTCACTAAAAAATAAGGAGACCCTTTCAACTGCACAGCAACCAGGTCCTCTATTTGTTCTTTTAACTCCATGATAAAGTAATGCAAAGAGGGGACTAAGTCCCCTCTCCATCAAAAATCTGCTTATTCGTACAAAGGTAAGTTAAAAATGCTTCTTAAACAAATATTTATCAATATCTTAATAGCTTTGTTTGGAGCAGGACTGTTATTCCTTATAATTTTACGTATAATAGACTTTATGAAGCAAACGAACTTAGCTTTGCTTATCCAGTAAGAACAATATGAATAGTCATACATATTCAGATAAGGAGCAGAGAATGCGTGTATTTGGCCGTATGCAGGAAAAATCTATCAAGGCTTTTTCAAAACTGCTGTTTACGGTGCATGTACTTCTGAGTATTTACACGCTTGCTGCTTACGTTTCTGTATACGTTTCACCGGCTTCCTTCTGGCCTGCCGGATTTGTGGCTTTATCTCTGCCGGTTGTTATCATCATTCACCTGATTTTTTTTGTTTACTGGCTGCTCAATGCAAGAATAAAAGTATTACTGCCGCTTGCTATTATTTTAATGGGATTTCCTTTGTTTCAGCGTACACTGGCATTACACTTTGAAAAACCTGTTATTGCAGCAGACTCAACGTTTAAAGTGCTCAGCTTTAACGCCCGCATGTTCAATTTATATAAGGATAAAAAAAGCCTGCGTTCTACAGAAGTAATCTCCTGGGTAGCCGATAATGATGCAGATATTAAATGCATACAGGAGTTTTATAATTTAAGCGGCTCCAAAATTTTTGGTACCATACAAAAAATTGCAAAAAAAGGAAATTACCAGTTTTATATGGAGCCCCTGCAAAAAAGAAATGGAAGTAAAGGCGGCTTTCTGGGCGTTACTATTTTTTCAAAGTTTCCGATTGTAAACAAAGGGGAAGTCGTATTTGAGAAAGCTTCTTATAAAGGTATTTATGTAGATGTACGTGTGAAAAAAGATACGATCCGTATTTTTAATGTGCATTTGCATTCCATGAGCATTCCGGCAGACAGCCTGTTTGAAAATGAGAATTATCAAGAGATTAAGGAAACCTCTCTGGACGTATTTAAACGCCTGAAAACAGGCTTTATCAAACGGAGCTATCAAATCGCTGAACTTGAAAAACACATTAAATCGAGCCCATATAAAGTGATTGTGTGTGGTGATTTTAATGATATTCCCTATAGTTATACGTATCAGAAAATGCGCAGTATGCTGAATAATTCTTTTGAAGATGCCGGCAGGGGATTTGGTTTTACCTATAATGGCAAACTCTTCTTTCTGCGGATTGATAACCAGTTTTATGACGACCGCTTATCAGTACTCGATTTTTATACCCATCGTACCATTCCTTATTCAGATCACTTTCCGATTTCAGCCATCTATTCACTAAAGCCAACAGAAGAATAGTTTCCTGCCGATAGTCAATTGTTATTAGTACTTATTTGCCAGGTTACCTGATGTTACAGTTCTTCCCTTTAATAATTTAAGCTTTTATTCAAGCTCTTTAAAAGAAAATATGTTTTGAGTCCTTTATTATAGGCCCTAAATTTATTGTCTTTATCAGTTAAACTTTCATAAAACTGTTTGTTTACTACCAATTGCTTATCTACAAATTCATAAAAAGCCTGGTAACATTCGTGAGACACAGATATATTTGTCTTAGGTTCTTCTTGTTGAATATCATTTTTGTTTTTAGTATAAAAAATGATAGAACTTGATTCAATAGATTTCCTTGTAGCAATGCCGCAAGCCGTATAATCTTCCACTATTAATGAATCTTTGCTATTGCCAGATAAAATAATATATCCTTTTAACTCAGATGCTCTACAGGTATCTTCTTTTTCATATAAAAAGCCTACACAACCTCTTTCATAAATATAAAAATCAGTTACTCCCCTATCGAATAGCTTTAATACAACCCGGTAAGTATCTTTCTTTAAATAATCTTCAATGGAGTAAATTTTACTTTGACTAAAGCAATTGGTTGACACTAGCAGACATAGAAATATCAATCTGTTCATTTTTATCAATGCCCGCTAATGAATGACTGCTCACCTACTTCTATAGTTCCTTCGTATACTTTTTGAGCCGGGCCAATCAGATAAATATTGGTAAACTGTTCCGGAGAGCTGGATTGAAAGGCAACCTGTAAATTACCACCCAGCGTTTTGATATTTACCGGGCTTTGTAAATGCCGGGCACTGGCGGCTAATGCGCAGGCTGTTACACCCGTTCCGCAGGAATAAGTTTCGTCTTCTACGCCCCGCTCATACGTGCGTACAAAAAGGGTATTATCACTTAGTTGTTCTACAAAATTGACATTAGTGCCGCCTGGAGCAAACACTGAATCATAGCGTATGGCTTTGCCTTTACCAACTACATCCAGTTCAGAAAGTTTATCTACAAAGGCTACATAGTGAGGAGAACCGGTGTTGAGAAAATCGTAGGCAGGCATATGTTTTACCTGATGTACATCTCCCATTTTCAGGTGGATCAGGCCGTCTTTTACATGAGCTTCATGTCTGCCATCTGCAGCCTCAAAGGTAGTGCTGTCTGCTATTACTCCCAGGTCTTTGGCAAACTGCACGGTGCAGCGTCCGCCATTGCCACACATGCTGCCTTTTTTCCCATCGGCATTGAAGTATACCATCCTGAAATCATATTCAGGGTGGTTTTGTAATAAAATCAGACCATCGGCACCAATGCCAAAACGCCGGTGACATAGCTTGGCTACCAGTGTAGTATCCTGAGGAAAAGTTTCAGAGCGGTCGTCGATCATTACAAAATCGTTGCCGGTTCCCTGATATTTATAAAAATGAATCAGCATAGTGCAAAAGTAATTTTCTGTTTCTTCCTGACAGGTTGCAATTTAAATGAAAAAAGCCATCCAAACAGACGGCTTTTGATGAAAATATCTGAAATACAGATTATGATTTGTTTTCTTTGATACGAGCAGCTTTTCCGGATTTGCCTTTCAGGTAATATAGCCTGGCTCTTCTCACGATACCTTTACGTACCAGTTCGATTTTTTCGATGTTGGGTGATAAAATCGGGAAAATTCTTTCAACACCTACACCATTGGATACTTTACGGACAGTAAAAGTTTCTCCGTTGGTATTCAGATTTTTACGCTGAATAACGGTGCCCTGGTATTGCTGAATTCTTTCTTTGTTTCCTTCGCGGATTTTTACGTGAACATTCACTGTATCGCCTGATTTAAATTCAGGAATACCACCTCTTTTTTCCTTGCTTTCCGCTTCTATCATTCTGATTATCTCGCTCATGATCTGTATGTATTATCAATATCTTTGTGTATAAATTGCCTGCCGGCTTAAAAGGAGTGCAAATATAGAAATTGTTTTTCAATTTGAAAATTTGAGATTTATAAATATTTAATTTATTTAATAAACTGCCTGACAGACAAGTATCATTATGTCAACAGTTTAAAAAGAGCAGACAGTATTATTATATGGATTATTGTAAATTTTGCCACAATTTTACCGGCGGTCAAACTAAACATTAGGTATAGGGGTTAAAAAGCAAGAGGCATATAGTTTAACCTGCTTAAGAAATTATTATACATGGAGATAGTAGACGTACTTATTGTAGGCGGTGGTCCCTGCGGGCTAGCTTGCGCTATTGAGGCAGCCCAGCATAATTTATCACATATTGTTCTGGAAAAGGGCAGCATTACCGAATCCATACGGAAATATCCCAGCCGGATGCGGTTTTTCTCTACAGCGGAAAATATAGAAATAGGAGGAATCCCTTTTCCCACTGCAACCGGAAAGGCATCCAGAGATGAAGCCCTCCAATATTACCGCAAGGTAGCAGCTTATTTCAAACTAAACTTGAGGCTATTTACCGAAGTAACACGTATAGAAAAAACGGAAGACCTACTGGAAGTGCATACCAAAGGCGGACAAGTGTTCTATGCCCGGAATGTAGTGATTTCTACCGGTTATTTTGATTTTCCCAGAATACTCAATATTCCTGGTGAACCACTGCCGCATGTATCTCATTATTATGATGAGCCTTTTAAATATGCATTTTCAAAAGTGGTAATAGTAGGCGGAGGTAATTCTGCTGTGGAAGCGGCGCTGGAACTATACCGCAATGATGCCGATGTAACGATTGTGCATAAGTTTGAAGATTTTACCCCGGCTGTAAAATACTGGCTTACCCCAGATATTAAAAACCGGGTGAAGGAAGGAAAAATCAAAGTTCATTTCAATACAGAAGCTAAGGCCATAGAACCTGGACGCGTTACCGTTGAAAATAATCAGACTGGTGAGCGGAAAGATCTCCCGGCTGATTTTGTGTTTTTGTTGGTGGGTTATTTGCCAGATTCCCGTTTACTGGCTAACTCCGGAATTACGCTTACCAAAGATACCTTAATTCCAACCTATGATCCTCAAACGTATGAAACGAATGTAAAAGGATTGTATCTGGCAGGCACTGTTATCGCCGGAATTTATACAGAAAAAGTATTTATTGAGAATGGTAAACTTCATGCCCACACCATTATAGAAGATATAGCTGCTAAATCAGGTAAAAAGCTGGTGAGAGAAAATGGAAGAACAAAACCGGACGATCAATTTAAGGTCGTAGTAAATGACGGATAAGAATTATTCCTGATATAGCCTTTTCTATACCTCCCAATCATACAACCCTTCCAGCTAAACCCTGCGTATAAGCTGTAAATTTACAAACAAACGTATGGAAGGCGAAAAATCAATCAACGAACAGACACTGGAAGCCACTATTACTTATCTCGAAGGTCTGCCAACCGGCACTTCTACAGATTCTGCCATTGCTAATGTGGATGCCTGGGAACAAAAACTCCGCAGCGAAAATAAACCGGAATGGACTGATATTGCTGATGAACTCAAAAACCTGAAAGGCTTTCTTACTGCTGGCAGGCTTGATGGACGTGCTATCAGCCAGTCTTTATTGCGATTAGGAGAATTAACTACAAAATCTGCCTCTGGTGCTGATACCTCTATTGCCAATGATCTGAGAAAACTAGGTAAATGGCTCACTAAACTTGGAGAATCCTTACAATAAGTTTAGAATATTTTTTTATAAGTATAATAATAGCTTAGCGTAACTATTGGAAATTTGCCAGGCAAACCTGCCTCCTGGTTAGTACATTGTATTATATTTGCGGGATGTACAAACATATTCTGCAGCCCATTTTATTTGGAGTTGATGCTGAAAAAGCCCATCATTTTACCTTTAACTTAATCAGGAGTACGTTTAAACTGCCAGGTGTAGCGGCTACCTTTAAAAAGCTATATGCCTTCGAGCATCCATCTCTGGAAAGAAAACTGCTTGGATTAACATTTAAAAATCCGGTTGGATTGGCAGCAGGTTTTGAT from Rhodocytophaga rosea carries:
- a CDS encoding YpdA family putative bacillithiol disulfide reductase — its product is MEIVDVLIVGGGPCGLACAIEAAQHNLSHIVLEKGSITESIRKYPSRMRFFSTAENIEIGGIPFPTATGKASRDEALQYYRKVAAYFKLNLRLFTEVTRIEKTEDLLEVHTKGGQVFYARNVVISTGYFDFPRILNIPGEPLPHVSHYYDEPFKYAFSKVVIVGGGNSAVEAALELYRNDADVTIVHKFEDFTPAVKYWLTPDIKNRVKEGKIKVHFNTEAKAIEPGRVTVENNQTGERKDLPADFVFLLVGYLPDSRLLANSGITLTKDTLIPTYDPQTYETNVKGLYLAGTVIAGIYTEKVFIENGKLHAHTIIEDIAAKSGKKLVRENGRTKPDDQFKVVVNDG
- the dapF gene encoding diaminopimelate epimerase yields the protein MLIHFYKYQGTGNDFVMIDDRSETFPQDTTLVAKLCHRRFGIGADGLILLQNHPEYDFRMVYFNADGKKGSMCGNGGRCTVQFAKDLGVIADSTTFEAADGRHEAHVKDGLIHLKMGDVHQVKHMPAYDFLNTGSPHYVAFVDKLSELDVVGKGKAIRYDSVFAPGGTNVNFVEQLSDNTLFVRTYERGVEDETYSCGTGVTACALAASARHLQSPVNIKTLGGNLQVAFQSSSPEQFTNIYLIGPAQKVYEGTIEVGEQSFISGH
- a CDS encoding endonuclease/exonuclease/phosphatase family protein, whose translation is MNSHTYSDKEQRMRVFGRMQEKSIKAFSKLLFTVHVLLSIYTLAAYVSVYVSPASFWPAGFVALSLPVVIIIHLIFFVYWLLNARIKVLLPLAIILMGFPLFQRTLALHFEKPVIAADSTFKVLSFNARMFNLYKDKKSLRSTEVISWVADNDADIKCIQEFYNLSGSKIFGTIQKIAKKGNYQFYMEPLQKRNGSKGGFLGVTIFSKFPIVNKGEVVFEKASYKGIYVDVRVKKDTIRIFNVHLHSMSIPADSLFENENYQEIKETSLDVFKRLKTGFIKRSYQIAELEKHIKSSPYKVIVCGDFNDIPYSYTYQKMRSMLNNSFEDAGRGFGFTYNGKLFFLRIDNQFYDDRLSVLDFYTHRTIPYSDHFPISAIYSLKPTEE
- the rplS gene encoding 50S ribosomal protein L19 gives rise to the protein MSEIIRMIEAESKEKRGGIPEFKSGDTVNVHVKIREGNKERIQQYQGTVIQRKNLNTNGETFTVRKVSNGVGVERIFPILSPNIEKIELVRKGIVRRARLYYLKGKSGKAARIKENKS
- a CDS encoding ribosome maturation factor RimP encodes the protein MELKEQIEDLVAVQLKGSPYFLVNVVIAGVKSVPKITVWIDGDEGVSIDKCAEISRKLGNQLEERELIPTAYTLEVSSPGIDQPLKWFRQYKQHTGRKLKVTLKDGTIKTGTLTHVQEDSILLTEEKKAKKKSETEPPAEIKLADIDKTFVLVSFI